TCCTGGCAACCGACTCAACTTCCTCAAGTCACACTTCGGGCCGGATACGGGATCTTCGTCATTGGGCCACTGGCAGCCAACGCAGGTGCGGCGAAACTGGTGGCTGACAAACAGATTGATGTTCAAGGCATCCCCTTTCCGTTCTCCGTGTTACCGCTGGCCACGCCAGAGCGGCGGATTCCCGAGGGCATAATGCCTCCGCCGGATCGTCCTTTCATCCCGCAACTTGGAACAATTGTGTCTTTTCAGCCTGACCTGAAAAACAGCTATTCCCATCAGGCCAACCTGACCTTGACCTATGCGCTCACCAACACGTTCAACTTGACGGCTGGCTATAGCCTGGTGCGCGGAATCAGGCAAAGTTCCGTTCGAAACATCAATCCAGTGGTTCGCCCACGACCAAACCAGCTTGACGCCTTTATCACCGGTCGGGTTGACCCAACCAGGGGAAGCGTCCTGGAAACCGAATCGGCGTTTGACAGCTATTATCACGGCGTCACGGTTGGGATCGAAAAACGATTTGCCACTAAATTCAGCCTCCTGAGTCATTACACGTTTTCAAAATCCATTGATAATTTCGATGATATTTTTATCGGAGAAAATGAAACCAATGACCCGCTCCAGCCGGGATTGGAACGTGGATTGTCATCCCAGGATGCACGTCACCGCCTTGTGATCAGCGGCCTGTGGAACCTGGACTACACCACCAACCCCGTGCTGAAAGATTTTCAACTGTCAGGAATTCTGAACCTCAAATCCGGCTCACCTTACAACGTGCTCTCAGCCATTGATATCAACGGCAATGGTGATTTCCCGATTGGCGACCGCCCATTTGGAATTGCCCGAAATGCAGGGATTTTGCCCGGATTTGCCGGATTTGATGTGCGCCTGACTCGAAAGTTCTCAATTGGTGAGCGGGCTCGAATCGAAGTTCTGGTCGAATCGTTTAACCTGTTTAATCGCACCAACATCAGCGAAATCAACCGGATCTTTCAACCGAATCCGCAGCGAATGTTCATCCTGCCGTCGCTGGAAAATGGTCGCTACATTGCCCCGCCTGAACGGTTTCGCAATGCGTTCGCCCCCCGACAGTTTCAATTCGGAATCAGAGTGAACTACTGAGAAAAAAATTATGACACCGAATGAGTTTTCAAATTTTCAGGATGATCGCCTTGATCAGGATTCCCCCTGGAAAGAACTGCTTGAGCTTTACTTTGACGAGTTTATTGATTGGATTATGTTTTACCACCCGAACTTGAACAAAGACTGGGTGAAGAAGTAAAGCAATTGGAGCAAACTGCCATGCCATATGTAACCAGTTGGGAACGAATGGGAACTCAGAAAGGGCTCGAACAAGGGCTCGAACAAGGGCGACTGAAGGCTGGACGTGAATCGGTACTTGATATACTTGAGGAGCGTTTTGGTTCAATTCCACCTGATGTCCTCGCCAGAATTGACCAAATCAACGACTACTCAAAGCTTAAACAACTCCATAAATCCGCCATTACCATTGCATCCATTGAAGCCTTTCAGAATCTACTCAAAGAATAACACCGCTCATGTCTTTTCTTCATAAACTCCAGCGGGCACAACAACTTGGACCGAAAAAAGTCCTGGCTGAACTCAACCGCCGCCTTCGCCACCATCTTACCCTGTCATTCCGACGCCTCCGGGCCCGGATTTCCCCTCCAACGTTGACCATTTCGCAGCTTGAAAAGAAATTGCCGGGCCTGGCACAAGCTGACTGGCACCGTCATTTCACCACCCGGACGTCACCACGGTTTTTCCCTGGCCTGGAGCAAATCAAGGCAACCGCAGAACTGATCAACCGGCAGTGCCCGCTGGCAACCCAAGCGACCTTAACAGCGGCCAACGTCTTGTGCCAGCATCAGTTTTATTTCTTCTTCCACCAGCTTGGGCACGAGTCGGATGAGATCAACTGGCTCGACGGCTGGCCGCGAAAACACTACACCGAAATTGTGTATGGGCCGGCGTTGACCCCTCCACGTGACATCAAATTCACCTGGGAAATCGGACGATTTCTCCATACCAGCACGCTGGGCCGTGCCTACGCATTAACCAACGACGAACAGTTTGCCACGGAGTTTTTTTCGCAGCTTGAATCGTTTGACCGGGCTTCGCCTTGTGAATTCGGCCCGCACTGGCTGTGCGCGATGGAAGTGGGTATTCGGGCCGTGAACCTCATCACCGGGTTTTATTTTTTTCGGCATTCACCGGGTTGCACACCGGAACAGGTCGCTCGCCTCCTGCGCATGCTCTATGAACACGCCTGTTTTATTGAGCAAAACCTCGAAAAAACCCATCACCTCACCAGTAATCATTACCTTTCCAATCTGGTTGGGCTGCTGTTTATTGGCGTGATGTTTCCTGAATTTGACAAATCGCATTCCTGGCGTGCGTTTGCGTGGTGTGAACTCCTGACTGAATTTGAAAAACAGGTTTATCCGGACGGGGCCGATTTCGAGGCTTCAACCAGTTACCACCGGCTGGTGACGGAACTCTTTGCCTACAGCTTCTGGCTTGGGGAACACAATGAACTTCAACTTCCGGATGAGGCCCGTTCAAAACTGGCCCGGATGTTTGACTTTACCCGAACGTGCCTGCGTCCAGATGGGCTGATTCCACAAATCGGAGATACCGACAACGGGCAGCTTTTGACTTTGGCCGAACGACATCCGATTGACCATGCCTATCTTCCCTTCCTGGGTGTGGCGCTTGGTTTGGAGGTGGCACTACCGAAACTCAACCCCGAGTACCGCCAGCACATACCAGCGGCACTGCCTGGACACTCCTCCGCTCCGGAACCAGAAGCCGAAGCCATTTGGGTGAGCGGACGAGTTCCGGAAGGAATAGTCGGGCCTTCCATTTCAACCGCCTTTCCTGACGCCGGGGTGTATGTCCTGCGCCAGGCTGATGATTTCCTGATTGTGTATTGTGGAGACAATGGGATTGGTGGGTTTGGTTCGCACGGGCATAATGATGCGCTGGCGTTTGAAGTCTGGTCCAAAGGTCGGGCGTGGCTCGTTGATGCTGGAACATACAGTTACACCGGCAACCTTGAAGCCCGTCATCTTTTTCGCTCGACTGAGTTTCACAACACCGCCCGGATTGATGGCCAGGACATTAAACCGATTCTGAAAAGTGCTCCGTTTTCGCTTGGCGCAAACGTCCAACCACGGGTTCGAAACTGGAAAACTGGCGAAACGGAAGACCTGCTTGAAGCTGAACACGATGGGTTTCAACGACTTCCGGATAAAATCCATCACCAGCGACGGATTCTGTTCAACAAATCTGAGCGGGAATGGGTGGTCGAAGATCGCTTTATTTCCGAACCGAGCCAGACGAAACATTTAATCGAATTGTTTTTCAATTTTGATGCCGGTATCACGATTGAATCTGCCACCGGCTCTCAAATCATCGCCAAAGACGATCAACGCCGGAGTTTTTATATACAGACGGTTCATAGTTCAGTCATCTTGACTGCCGAAGTCGTAAACCGCTGGGTTTCATATGGATATGGTCACCGAACCAATTCACAAGGCGTCGTCTGGTCCGTAGAATCAAAACTGCCGGTGATTGTCACGTGGCGGATGTTTGCGATTGATTGAAAATGGGGCTGAAAAATCCTCGGGCTCAGGGCTGAAGACTTCGGGCTTGGGGCAACTCAAGGGATGAGGGATGAAGGATGAGGGATGAAAGAAAACCAATTCTTCAGCTCTCAGCCCCAAGCCCTCAGCTCTGGTTTTCTCAGCCCAATGTCTTCAACCCTGAGATTCACAACTTTGGAGTTTGTTTATGAAACATGCTGGAAAGCTCATTGCGGTGGGGATTGCTGCCGTGTTGTTGTTGATTGTGGTTTCAACCGTGGTGCGCAATATCAACTATGCGGAAGAAGGGACGGTCCAGGTGCTCACCCAATGGGGATCTATTCGCCGGGTGTATGCCCCTTCGGATGGATGGTTTACAACCTGGCTGCCGGGCCAACGCGCCTATGAAGTCAATTTACGGTCATTTACCGAAACGGCCACGCCACGGGTGACTTCAAAAGATAACGCCGCGCTCCAGGTCCCCATCAGTGTTACAGCCTTTACCGAATCGGCCAAAGTTGCGGACTACGTTCGAAAATATGGATTTAGCGACGAAGAACGTCATAAGCGCCGCAATGAGATTTTAAGCGGACTGGTTCAAACCGAAGCCCGAAACGCATTTGCCGAATACGCGGCATATGAAATCTATGCCAATCAAGAGGCAATCCAGAAACGGATTGTCGAATCACTCAAACCATTGCTGGCCAATCAGTTGTTTCTGGTGATGGAAAGCGTTCAAATCGGAAACCCGGACTTTCTGGATGACCGGATTGAACAGGCCGCCAGTGCGGTGGTTGCCAATGAAAAGCAAAAGCAAGCTGAAGAAGCGCGCTTCAATGCCGCCGAAGTCGCCGCCAAAACCAAACAGATTGAAGCTCAAACCTATGCCAATCCGGCACTGCTGGAAATCAAAAAGCTTGAACTGATGCTGGAAATTGAAAAAGCCCGCGCCGATGGAATTCGCGGGCATCAAGGTCCATTAACGGTCGTGTTTGGCAATACCAGTACGGGGCTGCAGTTGCAAACACCGACGCGATGAAGAATGAAGACAGTGGTTAGTGGTTAGTGGTTAGTTTTTGGTTCCTGGTCCTTCTTTGAAAGTATTGATTTCTAACCACTAATCACCAAACTACCAGCCACTAATCACTAACCACTAATCACTAACCACTAACCACTAAAACGGTTCTTCATCCCACTACTGGGGTGCGGTAAATCCAGTTAATGGATTTTTGTAAAAAGCATCGGTTTTCCAGGCATTGAGGTCCATTTTGATCGTGGGCGGTCCCAAAACCTTCACAGGTAAAACCATGCTGATGCCACCGAGTTTGTTCTGGGTGGCAATGCCGTTGTCAACGATTCGGCCATCTGCTCCAACCGTAAATTTGGCCTGCCGGATTAACTCACCTTGATTCAATACCTTGATTTCATATTCACCGGGATTGACTGACAGGAAGTGGGCGCCGGGGTATTCAGTCGGGCTTTCCAGCTTCCAACCGCGCACTTTGTTCCAGATGAAATTCCACCGCTCCCAACGCGGATCGGCATCATTGCCAGAGGTGAGGATGACTTTATCGTAGCTGGCCACGCCAGATGTTGTGTCTTTGGTGCTGGCAATGATTTTGCCGTTATAGAGCACATAGCCAGCCAGTTTGGTGTCGTCATTTTCACCACGAAACCACATGGTGGCCACCAGCGGCGGCGCGTCCTGACTCGAAAAGATATTGAGCCAGAGATAGCCAATCGGCAGATTCCAATCCTGGTCAACATAATACTCAAACTGGTTTTTGAACTGTGGCAACTCATTGCCTACGTGAAACTTGTTGACGTTAAACTTCCCAGAGAACACTTCATAATTCAAGTTGCTCAGCTCATTTTTGAGTCGGACTTTAAAACCAAACGTTCCAACGTCAGTAATTGCCCGTTTGTCATCGTGACCGCGTTCCCATTCGGTGTTGAATTTCCATACCTGCCCGGCAGCCACGGCGTCGGAATTACAATTGAGCGTCGTCCAGGGCTTTCCGTCGGGCAATGTGAAATCAACCTGGAACTGGCTTCCACCAGCCACTGGGCCTAACACTTGAAACTCAACTTCGGGAATCCAGCTCCAGTAATTATCCTGGTCAGGGAATTTCCAATACCGTACCATTCGCCGGGCACGAACGTGCAGCGAATATTTCAACAATGTCGGGCCGCCGGTTGCTGGGGCTGCCGTGGTTGCGGTTGAAGTGGTTGCGGTCGTAGCCGGGGTTGTGGCCGTGCCTGAACTGGGCTCAGGCGTGCTGCCGCCTTCAATCGCGGTGAACCCACTCAACGGGTTGCCATAGAGCGCATCCGTTTTCCAGGCGGCGCGATCCCACTTCCCATCGGCATCACTGACAATCGCGACAGGAAGCACCATTCGAACGCCACCCAGTTTATTGGCTTTGGCAATGCCGTTATCCACAATTTTCCCATCGGCACCGACGGTAAATTTTGCGATTCGATCCAGCTTGCTGTTGCGCAGGATTTTTAATTCGTACTCGCCGGGGTTCTTATCAAGGAAAAACAGACTCGAATAATCATTGGCTGATGAAGTGTCCTTGTTAAAGCCACGAACTGTCGCAAATCCGAAAGATCGCAAGGTCCACTTATAGGCTTTATCATCAACGGCAGTGGTTAATTCGCTTTCGACGTCATTACTTTGAGTTTCTCCGACCTGTTTGCCTTTGTAATACAAAAAGGCTTCCATTTTGGCGTAGTTATCGGCATTGCGAATCCAGAATTGGGTTTTAAACGTCGGTACATTTTCGTCAGAACTCGGATCCAGCCAGATATACCCAAAAGGCAACCGCCAGTCTTCCTGAATATAAAATTCCTGCTTGTTCTTGAATTCAGGGATTTTCTGGTCTGGCGTGAAAGTTGCCACCTTAAACTTTCCAGCAAACAACACATCGTTGCTTCCAAGCAGCGAATTTTTCAATATGATCTTAAATGGAAAGGCGCCAGTTTGAATGGTTGCCTTTTTTTCCAGATCAGAATCTGAAATCGGAAGATCGTAGCTGGAAAACTTGCCCCATCCATCTTCGGGGAGTTCTTCAGTCCGAAGTGGATACTGCATCCAGGGCTTGCCATCTGGAAAACTGAAATCCACCAGAACCTGGCTTCCTTCAGGAATCGGCCCAATCATTTCAAAATCAATCCGCGGCACCCACGACCAGGTATCATATTGCGGTTCCGCCGCTTGCGGATTTTTCCAATAGCGTAAATATTTTTTTAACGTTATCCCAATGGTTCGCTTGAGCAGCGTCGGACCAGCCTGACGGTTGGCTTTAACCAGCGGTGATGTCAATATAATCCCTGGCAGGACCAGGGTCGAAATCAATATCAATAAGAGAAACGTTCGAAGAGTGAATCGCATAGCAGTCCTTTTCATTCAATAAAGTAAGCGCTCGACTCCGTGCCAGGCACAGAAGTCGCCGCAAATATAGATCAGAATAGACGTGCTCTCTCATTTTTTGACTTTCGGCTAAAGAACCTGGGCTCACAGGAAAAGGATCGGCCAGTTGGTCCAAGTTCCTCAGTTCACTTTCAAATAGTATTCAAATTGTTGCAGGACGAAAAATTGTGATTTTGTCAGCCGCACACCTTTCCGAATTTCACGCAATTTGTCAATAGCATCAGTGGCGCTCACCGCTTTTTTTCAAGCAACCAGAAGGCAGCCACCTATAAAAACCAGGGCTGAGAGCTTGGGGCTGAAGACTTTGGGCTGAAGAAGTTGGGCTGAAGACTTCAGGATGAGGGCGACTGAAGGGATGAGGGGCATAAGCGCCACGATAAGGGTTTTAGGCCCGAAGGGTCGTCGTGTCATAGCCGTGGTGCGAAGCCCACGGTCTCGGCCAGAACGAGGGTGAAGTCCGGCCTGGGCGTCCATAAAATGACCACAAACTGCAGGCTACTTTCCTTAAGTACTTTACCGAAAATTCCAAGACATTTTAACCACGAAAAACACGAAAAACACGAAAAGAATCAAATACTTACCAAATTCAATATCTCAGGAAACTTACGACAGAGTACTTATCCTGGCGCTTATGGGACTAACGGCTGAAGAAGTTGGGCTGAAGATTTCGGGTTCAAAGCCGAATT
This genomic window from Acidobacteriota bacterium contains:
- a CDS encoding alginate lyase family protein: MSFLHKLQRAQQLGPKKVLAELNRRLRHHLTLSFRRLRARISPPTLTISQLEKKLPGLAQADWHRHFTTRTSPRFFPGLEQIKATAELINRQCPLATQATLTAANVLCQHQFYFFFHQLGHESDEINWLDGWPRKHYTEIVYGPALTPPRDIKFTWEIGRFLHTSTLGRAYALTNDEQFATEFFSQLESFDRASPCEFGPHWLCAMEVGIRAVNLITGFYFFRHSPGCTPEQVARLLRMLYEHACFIEQNLEKTHHLTSNHYLSNLVGLLFIGVMFPEFDKSHSWRAFAWCELLTEFEKQVYPDGADFEASTSYHRLVTELFAYSFWLGEHNELQLPDEARSKLARMFDFTRTCLRPDGLIPQIGDTDNGQLLTLAERHPIDHAYLPFLGVALGLEVALPKLNPEYRQHIPAALPGHSSAPEPEAEAIWVSGRVPEGIVGPSISTAFPDAGVYVLRQADDFLIVYCGDNGIGGFGSHGHNDALAFEVWSKGRAWLVDAGTYSYTGNLEARHLFRSTEFHNTARIDGQDIKPILKSAPFSLGANVQPRVRNWKTGETEDLLEAEHDGFQRLPDKIHHQRRILFNKSEREWVVEDRFISEPSQTKHLIELFFNFDAGITIESATGSQIIAKDDQRRSFYIQTVHSSVILTAEVVNRWVSYGYGHRTNSQGVVWSVESKLPVIVTWRMFAID